A window of Sediminitomix flava genomic DNA:
ACTATTGTCCTCTAGAAGCAGGGTTCATTTCAACTGGAGGTTGTCCAGATATTGATTTGGATGGAGTGGCCGACAAATGGGATAAATGCCCTGAGTTGGAAGGTTCATTAGATTCTTTTGGATGTCCAGACTATGATAAAGATGGTGTATCTGATACGGTAGATCAGTGTCCATATGATTTTGGAGAGGCTAAAAACAATGGATGTCCAGATCTTGATCAAGATGGGGTAGCTGATCATATGGATGACTGTATCGATGAAAAAGGAACTGTAGAAACAAATGGTTGCCCTGATACCGATAAAGATGGAGTTGCAGATATTTATGACAAATGCCCGACAAAGTTTGGAGAAGTGAAGTATTGGGGCTGTATTGACTCTGATGGAGATTTGGTAGGAGACCATATTGATGAATGTCCTTATGACAAAGGCTCTACTCTAAACAAAGGTTGTCCTGTCAAATAGATTGACACATCTTATAAAAAAGCCGAATACATTTCTAAAGTATGTATTCGGCTTTTTTGATTTCTAATATATTCTTTGCACCAATTATTTTTTTCTAGGTTTTGGAGAAGAACATTTCATAGTAAATTCATAGTAGCTCAAGTCAGACATGTCTCTATAGTAGTTATCGCTAGCCACATAAACTACTTGTGGAGCACAAGATGAAAGAATCAAGAGACAGATCAGAGAAATAAGTAGTTTTTTCAACGCTTAAAAAGATTTAGTTTCTAATGGATACATAAAAGACAAATATAATGCATTGATAAATAATTGTAAATATTATTAGAGTCTTTTGTCGAAAAACTTAGATGAAGCATAAAAAAAGCGAATAGTTATATCTCTATTCGCTAAATATTTATTTATATTTTTTGGCTCTTACCTTATCTAATAACATACTTAGTTGTTCTGCTTCTTCCTCGGTAAGGTCTTCCATAATATTATCATTCTGTTCCATAACCTTATTCAAGGTTTCCATAAACTCAAGACCTTTCTCATTAATTGAGACGAAGACCATTCTTCGATCACTCGTACAACGTTCTCTCGTAACTAACTCTTTATCCAGAAGGCGATCTACTAAACGGGTAACATTTGGTGTTTTATCGATCATTCGTTCTTTAATTGAATGAACTGATAAACGATCTGGATAGCTACCTTTTAAGATTCGAAGGATATTATATTGTTGGGGCGAAATTCCATAAGGCTTTAATAGATTTAAAGACATTCCATTTATCCAACTTGAAGTAAATAGTATGTTTAAGAGTGCTTTAGATCTATTGTCTTTGAATTTCTTTTGTTTGATTTCCTCTTCTAATTGCATAACAGTTTGTAAGATTTTGCATGTGTAATTATATGAGGCCTTAGAAAGCAGACATAAATTACCTGATTTAGTTTATAAGCAAAAATACATTACATGTAAAATAAAACCAAGCTGATAGAAGAAAAACTTAATATTTATTTCAAGTTACATTAACTATTGAATATCTCTATGAATAATTACATTCATTCGGATACAAAAGTAAAATAATTACCTAGATCATCTTTTTTCACCAAAGTCTTCCGTTGATTTGTATTTAAATAAAATTGTACGCCACCCAAGAATAGTGTGTTTAAATAATAAGATTATGATTTGCTAGTCATGGAAAATAGTGCCTTAAAGAGCTTACTAAAAAAGCTGAAAGAAGAAAAGAAAATACATAAGTCTATAGATTATTATATACCATCACTTTGGATAGACTCAAATTCTAAACCTAATCCTACCAAAGTGGAAGCTTATTCTTTCTATGAAAATCTGATAGAGGATATTCTCGGTAAGTCAGATGATGGAATTAACTATGCTCAATCTATTTCAAAAATACAAAATCAGCATCATGGAATAGGAGGGGATTGGACCTATAAATCTGTTATCTATAATTTATTTCCACGACTAACGACTGCTTACGACCACGATCATGATGGCTTTATAGGCAGTTCAGATATAGATTTATCATTAAATGAAAATGGTGTTAGGGAGACAGGTACATTCTTGAAGTGTATAGCAATGTTACCTTATATCAAGTCCTTAGGGTGTAATACGATCTATTTCCTCCCAATTACAAGTATAGGAAAAGATGGAAATAAGGGAGATTTAGGCTCTCCTTACGCAATTAGAAACCCATATGAGTTAGATCAGAGCTTAGCAGATCCAATTGTTGGTAAGGATGTGGTTTTACAGTTTAAAGCATTTGTGGAAGCTGCTCATATAATGGGATTCCGAGTGATGCTAGAGTTTGTGCTTAGAACCTCAGCGCTTGATGGGGATTGGATTAAAACAAATCCAGAATGGTTTTACTGGATTAAGCAAGGAGAGGTTTCAACTTTTAAAAGTCCTGAATTTAGTGAGGATGATTTAGAGGAAATTAAATTAGTCCCTGAAGGAAAAGGAGTTTATCATGCTCCGAATAAGACTTATCGAAATATTTTCTCTAAGCCACCAAGTCCTGAACAAATAAAAAAGGAGGGAAATAAATATGTAGCCGAAACTGAAGATGGGAAATTAGTAATACCTGGAGCATTCGCAGATTGGCCACCAGATGATATCCAGCCAGCTTGGAGTGATGTGACTTATTTGAGAATGTATGATTTTCCATACTCAGATTCTGAAAATGATTTTAATTATATGGCTTATAATACAATTAGATATTATGATCCTGTTTTAAGTCATCCGAAGAATGTAAACAGACCTTTGTGGGATAAGTTGGTTGGAGTAATACCACACTATCAAGAAACCTTTGGCATAGATGGAGTTATGATGGATATGGGACATGCCTTGCCAAAACCATTGATGACTGAGGTAATTGATAAAGCTAGAAGTATTGACCCTGATTTTGCTTTTTGCGAAGAAAACTTTGATATAGATCCTAATAGTAGAATGGCTGGTTTTAATGCTACTTTAGGTTTCGAATGGAGAGTTACAGGAAATGCTTATGTAAATGGTGGAATAAAAGATGTCATTTATAAAAGTGGTGAAAAGTTGCCTCTACCATTTTTTGGAACATCAGAAACGCATAATACACCCCGAACAGTCAAAAGAGGAGGAGTTCAGCATTCAAAGTTATGTTGGATGGTTAGTTGTTTTATGCCGAGTTCAATTCCATTTATTCATTCAGGTTTTGAAATTCTAGAAAGAAAACCTGTAAACACAGGGCTGAATTTTACAGAAGAAGAAACTGAGAAATATGGTAAGAAGAATCTCGCATTATTCTATAGAAGCTCTTATGATTGGGACAATACAACTAATATAGTTCCTTACATCCAAAAGGTTCTGGAAATTAGAGAGCAGTTCTTCAAAACTGAGGAGATGAAAAATCATTTGGTTGGAAATGAGTTGTCGTTTAGAGTAGTAGATATACAGCAAGAAGGAGAAGATGTTATCGCTTTTGAAAGATTTGATCCTTGGCATCAGAATCAGACCTATCTGATTGTTTCCAATACGAATTACCAAATTGCTCAGACCATAAAGATCAAACTCGAAGGGATGGGGAATAAAAAGGTAAAAGAACTAATAACTGATGAACGTTACCAATTTAATTCTGATGAAGTTCATATCATCATTAAAAAAGGTGATTCACTTATTTTTAAATTAGAAAAGTACTAACAAAATCTAGTTCTTATTTCATATCCTAAATCCAATTGATTTGCTATTCAATCGGATTTAGGATATTATTGTTTTTAGGTATTGTATAAATTACACTATATTTTTTTCTAACCAATAAACCACGAAAACTACTAAAATGAAAAAAATAGCTGTTATCGGATCAGGAACAATGGGAAATGGTATTGCCCATGTTTTTGCACAAAACAACTTCGAAGTAAACCTAATTGACATTTCTGCTGATGCATTGGATAGGGCAATCTCTACTATTTCAAATAACCTTGACAGGTTAATCAAGAAAGAAAAAATTGATGAAGCAGTTAAGAATAAGACGCTTCAAAATATCACGACGTTTACAAAACTAGAGGAGGGAGTAGCTGATGTAGGTCTTGTAATTGAAGCAGCTACCGAAAATGTAGACATAAAGCTTTCTATTTTTAAAGACATTGATAAAGCAGCTCCTAAAGAGGCTATTTTAGCTACAAACACTTCATCGATTTCAATCACAAAAATAGGTGCGGTAACATCTCGTCCTGAAAAAGTGATTGGAATGCACTTTATGAATCCTGTGCCAATGATGAAACTTGTAGAGGTGATTAATGGATATCTCACTTTGAAAGAGACAACAGAGACAGTTGTGAGTTTGTCTGAGCAAATTGGTAAAATTCCGTTACCTGCTAATGACTATCCTGGTTTTGTGGCAAACAGAATTCTGATGCCAATGATCAATGAAGCAATTCTTTCATTACAAAATGGGGTAGCAGGTGTAAATGAGATTGATGGAATAATGAAATTGGGGATGGCACATCCTATGGGGCCATTACAACTCGCTGATTTCATTGGTTTGGATGTGTGCCTTTCTATCATGAGAGTACTGCAGGATGGGCTAGGAGATGATAAATATGCTCCAGCTCCTTTATTGGTCAATATGGTGACAGCAGGACACTTGGGTGCTAAATCTGGTTATGGTTTTTATGATTGGAAAGAAGGGAACAATAAGAATCTGGTTGTTGCGAAACAATTCATTTAAAATATTGCCCCTTTATCTATTTGATAATCATTAAATAATCAAAACAAGTTCTTCTCTTAATGAATCTAATTGTCTTGAATTTCTTAAGATGATTAGGCATTTATGAGAAGAGTTTGTATATTTGCGATCTCAAAATCTTCAAATGAAGGTTTTGTAATTATATATTTAATAGGTAATTCAAATTTTCAAAGAATGAAAGTTAAAAATTACGAGGCGGTTTTCATCATTAGTCCCGTTTTATCTGAAGAGCAGATAAAGGAAGCTGTCGACAAGTTTTCTAGTTTGTTGAAGGACAGCGGAGCAGATGTATACCACTCTGAAGATTGGGGTCTAAGAAAATTGGCTTATCCAATCGAGAAGAAATCTACTGGTTTCTACCAATTATTCGAGTTTAAAGCAAGTCCTGAAGTGATTGCTAAGTTTGAGCTTGAATTGAAACGTGACGAACGTGTACTTCGTTTCTTGACAGTATCTCTAGACAAATACGGTGTAGAGTACAATGAGAGAAGAAGAAACGGTCTTGGTAAAAAATCTGAAACTAAAACTGAGGAGGTAGCGTAATGACTCTAATGAACGAACCTGTAAACAGACAGGAAAACAGAAAGAAGTACTGCCGATTCCAGAAGCACAGAATCAAGTACGTGGATTATAAAGATCCTGACTTCTTGTTGAAGTTCTTGAACGAGCAAGGTAAAATCTTGCCAAGAAGAATCACTGGTACTAGCTTGAAATTCCAAAAAAGAGTTGCTAAAGCTGTGAAGAGAGCGAGACAAATCGCTTTGCTTCCTTACGTAGCAGACGGTCTTAAGTAATCTTATTGACCTCCGTAATTCTCGGAATTTGCTGGGCTGAAAAACATCCCGGCGTAAGCTGTCGAAAGATAGCAGAGCCCATTCCAAGGTTTAATTAAAAAATTAAAAATTACAATGGAAGTAATTCTTAAAGAGGATATCAAGGGCCTAGGTTTCAAAAACGATATTGTAACTGTAAAGGCTGGTTACGGTAGAAACTACCTAATCCCTCAAGGATTCGCACACTTAGCTACAGAAGCGAATAAAAAAGTGCTTGCTGAGAACATCAGACAAGCAGCACACAAAGCTGAGAAAATCAAACAGGATGCTGTAGATTTAGCAACTTCAATCGGTGAATTGACTATTACTATTAGTGCAAAAGCTGGTGAAAGTGGTAAAATCTTTGGAGCAGTTACTCCTCTTCAAATCTCTGAAACTTTGAAAGAGAAAGGATTCGATGTAGATCGTAAGAAAATCTCTTTCACTGAGGAAGTTAGAATGATCGGTTCTTATAAAGCTGAGCTAGCTCTTCACAAAGAAGTATCTCACGAGATCGCAGTTGAGGTTGTTGCTGCTGAATAGTTCAGAGCTATCCAACTAGATACATCTACTGCCGTGAGGCAGAATTAGTAACGAAGTTTGAACACGTCGTTATTTTAAGTTTTTTCCTTAAAAGGCTGATACTTTCAGAAGTATCAGCCTTTTTTGGTCATACTATTTTCTTTGAGGATTATTGTTAAGATTTAGGATGAATTAAATCCTGTTTTTCTTATTTTTGTCCCTCATTCTAGAATACAATCTTTTAAAATTTATATAAATGGCAGCGCAAAAACCTGGTATTCCGAAAGGAACACGAGACTTTGGACCTGAGCAAATGCTCAAGAGAACGTATATTATGGATACGATCAAGGAAACTTTCAAACGTTTCGGTTTTCAGCCTTTAGAAACACCTTCTATGGAAAATTTATCTGTACTTACAGGTAAATATGGAGATGAAGGAGATCAATTGTTATTCCGTATTTTGAATTCGGGTGATTATTTGAGTAAGGCTAAACCTGAAGATATTGAGAAGGGTTCAAAGCATCTTTCTTCAAAGATCTGTGACCGTGGTTTGCGTTATGACCTTACTGTTCCTTTTGCTAGATACGTAGTAATGAATAGAGGAACTTTGTCATTCCCATTTAAAAGATATCAGATGCAACCTGTTTGGAGAGCTGACCGTCCACAAAGAGGGCGTTATAGAGAGTTCTACCAATGTGATGCAGATGTTGTAGGTACAGATTCATTGATTTGTGAGGCAGAAATTGTAGCAATGATCAATGAAGTATTTGAGAAATTTGGAATCTCAGATTACAATATCAAGATCAATAACCGTAAAATTTTAACAGGTATTACTGAAGCGATTGGCGAGGCAGGTAAAGAAACTGAGCTTTGCGTAGCTATCGATAAACTTGATAAAATTGGTCAAGAGAAAGTAAATGAAGAATTAATAGAGAGAGGATTTTCTCAAGAAGCAGTAGAGAAGCTTCAAGGAATTCTACAAATTAAAGGCTCTTATGAAGAAGTACTTTCTCAATTAAAAGATACATTGGCGAGCTCTGAAACAGCAATGAAAGGTGTGGAAGAAATGGCTGAAGTCTTTGAGTATGTAAAAGCATTCGGAAAGGATAATAAATTCTTGGACTTTGATGTAACTCTAGCCAGAGGTTTATCTTACTATACAGGGGCAATCTTCGAGGTTAAAGTAAATAACGTGTCTATCGGTTCTGTAAGTGGAGGTGGACGCTACGATAACTTGACAGGTGTATTCGGTTTAGAAGGAATGTCTGGTGTAGGTTTTTCATTTGGGGTTGATAGACTTTATGATGTTTTGGAAGAGCTAGACCTTTATCCAAACAACGCAATGGAGTCTACTAAAGTGATGTTTGTAAACTTTGATATTGAATCTCAAACATTCTGTTTACCACATCTTCAGACTTTGAGAAATAATGAAATTTCAGCAGAAATTTATCCTCAATCAGCTAAAATGAAGAAGCAAATGACCTATGCAAATAACAAAGGGATTGCGTATGTGATTATGGCTGGTAGCAATGAAATTGCAGAAGGTAAAATGACGCTTAAAAATATGATCTCAGGAGAACAAGAGCTTCTTACAATTGAAGAAGTTGTTGACCGATTGAAGTAATTCTTTCTAACTGAAAAAGAGAAGCTCTACATTTGTTGTAGGGCTTTTTTTGTGTTTCAAGCTGAACTGTTATAAACTTGTATAATTATTAAAAGCTAAAACGTCTAAATTGAAATTTATGGATTTTCAAAATGTCGATTTAAAGCAGATCGAAAATGTATTTTTTGTAGGGATTGGAGGAATAGGAATGAGTGCCTTGGCAAGGTGGTTTAACCTACATGGAAAAAATGTTTGCGGATACGACAAAACCCAAACCCCACTAACAGATTCTTTGGAGGCTGAAGGAATTTCCATTCATTTTACAGACGAACTTTCAAATATTGATCAGGTTTTTAATGACAAGCCTGAATCGTGTTTAGCAATTTTCACCCCAGCTATTCCAAATGATCATTCAGAATTGAATTTCTTCAAGGATAGCCGAATTCCACTTCTAAAAAGATCAGAAGTACTTGGGCTGATTTCTAGATCATTGGCAACTATTGGTGTAGCTGGAACTCATGGAAAGACCACGACTTCTTCAATGCTTGCCCATATTCTTCATCATGCTGGAGAAAATATGACGGCATTTTTAGGTGGTATTGCTACCAATTATAATTCAAATCTTATTCTTCCATCAGCCAATGAAGAACAATCTACGGTTGTGGTTGAAGCTGATGAGTATGATCGTTCTTTCTTGAGACTTTCTCCAAAAATGGAAATTATCACCTCTGTTGAAGCCGATCATTTAGATATCTATGGTTCGGAAGCTTATCTGATTGATTCTTTCCAAATGTATATTGATAAGTTGGAAGAAGGGGATCAACTGATTGTCCATGAAAAAGTAGGGTTAAGAAGTAAAGTTGATGGTGTAATTCATCAAAGCTATGGAGAAGCGACATCCAATGATTTTGTGATTAAAAATATCAGAATTGAAGAAGGGCAATATATTTTCGACTTGCAGTATGGTAAAACTGTGATTGAAGATATCACAATGCTTATTCCGGGTTATCATAATGTACTTAATGCTACAGCAGCAACAATAGCAGCTTTAAATCAAGGTTTGAGTGCAACACAGATTAAAGAAGGTTTAGCAAGTTTCAAGGGGGTTAAAAGGCGTTTCGAATATTGGTTGAAAACAGATCAACACATTTATATAGATGATTATGCCCATCACCCGACTGAAGTTGAAGCATTTTTGTCTTCAGTAAAAAATATGTATCCCAAAAAAGAATTAGTTGCCATTTTTCAGCCTCATCTATTTTCTCGTACCCGAGATTTTGCAGAAGAATTTTCTAAGAGTCTCTCAATAGCAGATAGGTTACTACTATTGGATATTTACCCTGCCAGAGAGTTACCAATTGAAGGCGTTACTTCAGAAATGCTTTTAAAGAATATTACTTCTAAAAAAGCTTTAGTTTCAAAAGAAGAAGCTTTGAAAATTGTTGAAGAAGAAAAACCGAAGTTGGTAGTCACAATAGGAGCGGGGGATATCGATAGACTTTGCCCCGAAATACAAAAAATACTTTCTTAAAAAAAATAGCCCTTAGTTTGCTAACTAAGGGCTTTTCTATTCAATAAAATTAATCGAGATCCTTTTGGAGTTTTTCCATGACCTGATCCAAACTGAAGGAAGCAGCTTTCTGACGAGGTGGATAATCTCTGAAAGTCGATAAGAATTTACCCACATATTGTTGAGCAGGTACTAAATAAAATACATGATCTATTAGCCAATCATAATACGTATTAGATGTTAGATTGGCTTGCTCATATGGATCTTGACGAAGGTTGAACATTAATGGTACACGAAGAGGAGTAAATGGATTTGCCCATACACCTAAAGTACCATACATGCGCTGTTCCATAAATACCATTTTCCAATCATCATATCTTAGAGCGGTTAAGTCTCCATCATCTGAGAAATAGAAGATTTCTTTTCTTGGGCTCTCTTT
This region includes:
- a CDS encoding thrombospondin type 3 repeat-containing protein, whose product is MLRNKQIVLPAITIFFLLLISFNYPNTFNFNTSLDRDADGITDKRDYCPLEAGFISTGGCPDIDLDGVADKWDKCPELEGSLDSFGCPDYDKDGVSDTVDQCPYDFGEAKNNGCPDLDQDGVADHMDDCIDEKGTVETNGCPDTDKDGVADIYDKCPTKFGEVKYWGCIDSDGDLVGDHIDECPYDKGSTLNKGCPVK
- the murC gene encoding UDP-N-acetylmuramate--L-alanine ligase produces the protein MDFQNVDLKQIENVFFVGIGGIGMSALARWFNLHGKNVCGYDKTQTPLTDSLEAEGISIHFTDELSNIDQVFNDKPESCLAIFTPAIPNDHSELNFFKDSRIPLLKRSEVLGLISRSLATIGVAGTHGKTTTSSMLAHILHHAGENMTAFLGGIATNYNSNLILPSANEEQSTVVVEADEYDRSFLRLSPKMEIITSVEADHLDIYGSEAYLIDSFQMYIDKLEEGDQLIVHEKVGLRSKVDGVIHQSYGEATSNDFVIKNIRIEEGQYIFDLQYGKTVIEDITMLIPGYHNVLNATAATIAALNQGLSATQIKEGLASFKGVKRRFEYWLKTDQHIYIDDYAHHPTEVEAFLSSVKNMYPKKELVAIFQPHLFSRTRDFAEEFSKSLSIADRLLLLDIYPARELPIEGVTSEMLLKNITSKKALVSKEEALKIVEEEKPKLVVTIGAGDIDRLCPEIQKILS
- the rpsF gene encoding 30S ribosomal protein S6, with the translated sequence MKVKNYEAVFIISPVLSEEQIKEAVDKFSSLLKDSGADVYHSEDWGLRKLAYPIEKKSTGFYQLFEFKASPEVIAKFELELKRDERVLRFLTVSLDKYGVEYNERRRNGLGKKSETKTEEVA
- a CDS encoding 3-hydroxyacyl-CoA dehydrogenase family protein, translating into MKKIAVIGSGTMGNGIAHVFAQNNFEVNLIDISADALDRAISTISNNLDRLIKKEKIDEAVKNKTLQNITTFTKLEEGVADVGLVIEAATENVDIKLSIFKDIDKAAPKEAILATNTSSISITKIGAVTSRPEKVIGMHFMNPVPMMKLVEVINGYLTLKETTETVVSLSEQIGKIPLPANDYPGFVANRILMPMINEAILSLQNGVAGVNEIDGIMKLGMAHPMGPLQLADFIGLDVCLSIMRVLQDGLGDDKYAPAPLLVNMVTAGHLGAKSGYGFYDWKEGNNKNLVVAKQFI
- the rplI gene encoding 50S ribosomal protein L9; translated protein: MEVILKEDIKGLGFKNDIVTVKAGYGRNYLIPQGFAHLATEANKKVLAENIRQAAHKAEKIKQDAVDLATSIGELTITISAKAGESGKIFGAVTPLQISETLKEKGFDVDRKKISFTEEVRMIGSYKAELALHKEVSHEIAVEVVAAE
- the rpsR gene encoding 30S ribosomal protein S18, with amino-acid sequence MTLMNEPVNRQENRKKYCRFQKHRIKYVDYKDPDFLLKFLNEQGKILPRRITGTSLKFQKRVAKAVKRARQIALLPYVADGLK
- a CDS encoding MarR family winged helix-turn-helix transcriptional regulator — its product is MQLEEEIKQKKFKDNRSKALLNILFTSSWINGMSLNLLKPYGISPQQYNILRILKGSYPDRLSVHSIKERMIDKTPNVTRLVDRLLDKELVTRERCTSDRRMVFVSINEKGLEFMETLNKVMEQNDNIMEDLTEEEAEQLSMLLDKVRAKKYK
- a CDS encoding alpha-amylase family protein → MENSALKSLLKKLKEEKKIHKSIDYYIPSLWIDSNSKPNPTKVEAYSFYENLIEDILGKSDDGINYAQSISKIQNQHHGIGGDWTYKSVIYNLFPRLTTAYDHDHDGFIGSSDIDLSLNENGVRETGTFLKCIAMLPYIKSLGCNTIYFLPITSIGKDGNKGDLGSPYAIRNPYELDQSLADPIVGKDVVLQFKAFVEAAHIMGFRVMLEFVLRTSALDGDWIKTNPEWFYWIKQGEVSTFKSPEFSEDDLEEIKLVPEGKGVYHAPNKTYRNIFSKPPSPEQIKKEGNKYVAETEDGKLVIPGAFADWPPDDIQPAWSDVTYLRMYDFPYSDSENDFNYMAYNTIRYYDPVLSHPKNVNRPLWDKLVGVIPHYQETFGIDGVMMDMGHALPKPLMTEVIDKARSIDPDFAFCEENFDIDPNSRMAGFNATLGFEWRVTGNAYVNGGIKDVIYKSGEKLPLPFFGTSETHNTPRTVKRGGVQHSKLCWMVSCFMPSSIPFIHSGFEILERKPVNTGLNFTEEETEKYGKKNLALFYRSSYDWDNTTNIVPYIQKVLEIREQFFKTEEMKNHLVGNELSFRVVDIQQEGEDVIAFERFDPWHQNQTYLIVSNTNYQIAQTIKIKLEGMGNKKVKELITDERYQFNSDEVHIIIKKGDSLIFKLEKY
- the hisS gene encoding histidine--tRNA ligase, coding for MAAQKPGIPKGTRDFGPEQMLKRTYIMDTIKETFKRFGFQPLETPSMENLSVLTGKYGDEGDQLLFRILNSGDYLSKAKPEDIEKGSKHLSSKICDRGLRYDLTVPFARYVVMNRGTLSFPFKRYQMQPVWRADRPQRGRYREFYQCDADVVGTDSLICEAEIVAMINEVFEKFGISDYNIKINNRKILTGITEAIGEAGKETELCVAIDKLDKIGQEKVNEELIERGFSQEAVEKLQGILQIKGSYEEVLSQLKDTLASSETAMKGVEEMAEVFEYVKAFGKDNKFLDFDVTLARGLSYYTGAIFEVKVNNVSIGSVSGGGRYDNLTGVFGLEGMSGVGFSFGVDRLYDVLEELDLYPNNAMESTKVMFVNFDIESQTFCLPHLQTLRNNEISAEIYPQSAKMKKQMTYANNKGIAYVIMAGSNEIAEGKMTLKNMISGEQELLTIEEVVDRLK